Genomic segment of Microbacterium sp. BH-3-3-3:
CGTTCCCGGGTGGGCGGCGGGCGGCGGCCACTCGCTCAACGTGGTGTGCGACCTGTCGATCGCCAGCGCCGAGCACGGTCGCTTCAAGCAGACCGATGCCGACGTCGGGTCGTTCGACGCCGGGTACGGGTCCGCGTACTTCGCCCGCCAGATCGGGCAGAAGCTGGCCCGCGAGGTCTTCTTCCTGGCCGAGGAGTACTCCGCCCAGCGCGCGTACGAGATGGGCGCGGTCAACCGCGTCGTCGCGCACGCCGAACTCGAGCGCGAAGCTCTCGCCATGGCCCGCACGATCCTCACCAAGTCGCCGACGGCCATCCGCATGCTCAAGTTCGCCTTCAACGCAGTCGACGACGGGCTCGTCGGCCAGCAGGTCTTCGCCGGTGAGGCCACCCGTCTCGCGTACGGCACCGACGAGGCCGCCGAGGGCCGTGACTCCTTCCTCGAGAAGCGCGACCCCGACTGGTCCGACGTCCCGTGGCACTACTGAGCCCCGGATGCCGTCGAGCCGAGCGCTCATGAGGCTCGAGGCTCCGGCATCCGGCGATCCCCGCGACGTGCTGCGCGCCCTGCGTACCGCGGTGCTCGGCGCCGGTCCCGCGGTGTCGCTGGGGGCGGGGGCGGACCTGCCCGCGGACGTCCCCCCGGGAACGGCCGCCGTGGTCACCACGTCGGGATCGACCGGCGTGCCGAAGTCGGTGCTGCTCAGCCGCAACGCCCTGATCAGCAGTGCGTATGCGACGGCGGCGCGCATCGGTGAGGGCGCCTGGCTGCTGGCCGTTCCCGCCACCTACGTCGCGGGGGCGCAGGTGCTCGTGCGGGCTCTGCTCGCCGATCGCGAGCCGGCGGTCGTCGCGGGTCCCTTCCGCCCCGAACCGTTCGCCGCCGCGGCGCTCGGCATGGCGTCGCACGAGAACGGCGCCCGGGTGCCGACGTACACCTCGCTGGTCCCGGCCCAGTTGCAACGACTGCTGGATGCCGCCGACACCGATCCGACGGTGGCGAAGGCGCTGCGCTCGTTCGAGGCCGTCCTCATCGGCGGTCAGGCCCTGGCGCCCACGGTGCGCGAGCGCGCCGAGACCGCGGGGGTGCGGATCGTGCGCACCTACGGCTCGACCGAGACCAGCGGCGGCTGCGTGTACGACGGGGTTCCGCTCGACGGCGTCGAGGTGGCCCTCGTCGACGGCGAGGTGCGCCTGACGGGGCCGATGCTCGCCGACGGATATCTCGGCGACCCCGCGCGGACGGCATCCGTCTTCCCCTCCGACGACGCCGGCACCCGCTGGTACCGCACGGGCGACGGGGGAGAGGTCGTGGACGGCGTGCTGAGCGTGACCGGACGCCTCGACAACGTCATCGTCTCGGGCGGGGTGAACGTCTCGCTCGATCGCGTGGAAGCCGCGGTGCGCGGCATCGCGGGACTCGAGAGCGCCGTCGTGGTGCCCGTCGCGGATGCCACCTGGGGCCAGGGGTCGGCGGTGGTCGTGCCGCGGCCGACGCCCGCCGCCGATGCCGTGCTGCTCGAACGGGTACGCGCGGTGGTCGCCGACGCGGTCGGGGCGCCCGCGCGTCCGTCGCGTCTCGTCGTCGTCGACGAGCTGCCGACGCTGTCGTCGGGCAAGCCCGACCGGGCCGCCGT
This window contains:
- a CDS encoding AMP-binding protein, which produces MRLEAPASGDPRDVLRALRTAVLGAGPAVSLGAGADLPADVPPGTAAVVTTSGSTGVPKSVLLSRNALISSAYATAARIGEGAWLLAVPATYVAGAQVLVRALLADREPAVVAGPFRPEPFAAAALGMASHENGARVPTYTSLVPAQLQRLLDAADTDPTVAKALRSFEAVLIGGQALAPTVRERAETAGVRIVRTYGSTETSGGCVYDGVPLDGVEVALVDGEVRLTGPMLADGYLGDPARTASVFPSDDAGTRWYRTGDGGEVVDGVLSVTGRLDNVIVSGGVNVSLDRVEAAVRGIAGLESAVVVPVADATWGQGSAVVVPRPTPAADAVLLERVRAVVADAVGAPARPSRLVVVDELPTLSSGKPDRAAVRARLAQDPWV
- a CDS encoding 1,4-dihydroxy-2-naphthoyl-CoA synthase, with product MTVSELFDPAEWTLAPGAERYTDITAHVTHDGRVARIAFDRPEVRNAFRPHTVDELYSALDIARQDHRIGVVLLTGNGPSAKDGGWAFCSGGDQRIRGRDGYKYSHEEHTVHDPGRAGRLHILEVQRLIRFMPKVVIAVVPGWAAGGGHSLNVVCDLSIASAEHGRFKQTDADVGSFDAGYGSAYFARQIGQKLAREVFFLAEEYSAQRAYEMGAVNRVVAHAELEREALAMARTILTKSPTAIRMLKFAFNAVDDGLVGQQVFAGEATRLAYGTDEAAEGRDSFLEKRDPDWSDVPWHY